The following coding sequences lie in one Apium graveolens cultivar Ventura chromosome 1, ASM990537v1, whole genome shotgun sequence genomic window:
- the LOC141720318 gene encoding uncharacterized protein LOC141720318, protein MALRRLCGFSDGELMRSDCKPCTRLMRQTAGIFTVGGGLGFWVLCRLHYGPRITVPRSLRWAACGAISVSSSTALLVRLFSPECEPQNIAAYDTK, encoded by the exons ATGGCCTTGAGACGTTTATGTGGATTTTCTGATGGTGAACTGATGAGATCAGATTGCAAACCTTGCACAAGATTGATGAGGCAAACTGCTGGAATTTTCACTGTTGGAGGAGGGTTAGGGTTTTGGGTTCTCTGCCGCTTGCACTATG GTCCTAGAATCACCGTTCCTCGGAGTCTTAGGTGGGCTGCTTGTGGCGCTATCTCTGTAAGCTCAAGCACAGCTTTGCTGGTTCGTCTTTTTAGTCCTGAATGTGAACCCCAAAATATAGCTGCTTATGACACTAAGTAA